From the Burkholderia glumae LMG 2196 = ATCC 33617 genome, one window contains:
- the hemE gene encoding uroporphyrinogen decarboxylase: MAHNLLNDTFLRALLRQPTDYTPIWLMRQAGRYLPEYNATRSRAGSFLGLAKHPEYAAEVTLQPLERYPLDAAILFSDILTIPDAMGLGLEFLAGEGPKFAHPVRTEADVARLAVPDIGATLGYVTDAVREIRRALTDAQGRQRVPLIGFSGSPWTLACYMVEGGGSDDFRTVKSMAYARPDLMQRILDVNVDAVAAYLDAQIQAGAQAVMIFDTWGGALADGAYQRLSLDPIRRVVAQLAREHDGERVPVIIFTKGGGLWLEEIAGSGVDAVGLDWTVNLGRARERVGGSVALQGNLDPSILFAPPATIRMEARAVLDSYGNHPGHVFNLGHGISQFTPPEHVAELVDEVHRHSRTLRAGPLG; this comes from the coding sequence GTGGCTCATAACCTGCTCAACGATACCTTCCTGCGCGCGCTGCTGCGCCAGCCGACCGATTACACGCCGATCTGGCTGATGCGCCAGGCGGGCCGTTATCTGCCGGAGTACAACGCCACGCGCTCGCGCGCCGGCAGCTTCCTCGGGCTCGCGAAGCATCCGGAGTATGCGGCGGAAGTGACGCTGCAGCCGCTCGAACGCTATCCGCTCGACGCGGCGATCCTGTTCTCCGACATCCTGACGATTCCCGACGCGATGGGGCTCGGCCTTGAGTTCCTGGCCGGCGAGGGACCGAAGTTCGCGCATCCGGTGCGCACCGAGGCCGACGTGGCGCGGCTCGCGGTGCCCGACATCGGCGCAACGCTCGGCTACGTGACCGACGCGGTGCGCGAGATCCGGCGCGCGCTCACCGATGCGCAGGGTCGCCAGCGCGTGCCGCTGATCGGCTTCTCGGGGAGCCCCTGGACGCTTGCCTGCTACATGGTCGAAGGTGGCGGCTCCGACGATTTCCGCACCGTGAAGTCGATGGCCTACGCGCGGCCCGACCTGATGCAGCGGATCCTCGACGTGAACGTCGACGCGGTGGCCGCCTATCTCGACGCGCAGATCCAAGCGGGCGCGCAGGCCGTGATGATCTTCGACACCTGGGGCGGGGCGCTCGCCGACGGGGCCTACCAGCGGCTCTCGCTCGACCCGATCCGCCGCGTCGTCGCGCAACTCGCCCGTGAGCACGACGGTGAGCGCGTACCGGTGATCATCTTCACCAAGGGCGGCGGGCTCTGGCTCGAGGAAATCGCCGGCAGCGGCGTGGACGCGGTCGGCCTCGACTGGACCGTCAACCTGGGCCGCGCGCGCGAGCGCGTGGGTGGCAGCGTGGCATTGCAGGGCAACCTCGATCCGTCGATCCTGTTCGCGCCGCCGGCGACGATCCGCATGGAAGCGCGCGCGGTGCTCGACAGCTATGGCAACCACCCCGGCCACGTGTTCAACCTCGGCCACGGTATCTCGCAGTTCACGCCGCCCGAGCATGTCGCGGAACTGGTCGACGAGGTGCATCGGCACAGCAGGACGCTGCGCGCCGGCCCGCTGGGCTGA
- a CDS encoding AMP-binding protein produces MATMAGTGGGAAAGIDGARLAPRDGLSYVRGATDVPLSHATVGALLAETIARHPDRPAVVFREQGVRWNWREFGDEVDALAAALVALGIAPGERVGIWAPNRVEWLLTQFATARIGAILVNINPAYRLAELEYALNQVGCKALIAAESFKSSHYTQMLRTLLPEVDSQAPGALRCARVPSLRAIVSMSAQAPAGMFRFDEVLARGRTLRARAALDVLGAGLAQTDPINIQFTSGTTGSPKGATLTHRNIVNNAIAIAGVMHLGAHDALCIPVPLYHCFGMVLAALACVSAGAKMVFPGAAFDPLATLEAVQAERCTALHGVPTMFIAELDHPEFGRFDLRTLRTGIMAGSPCPIEIMRRVVAEMHMAEVTIAYGMTETSPVSFQSATTDSLEKRTTTVGRIQPHLEAKIVDATGAIVPVGETGELCTRGYSVMSGYWCDGAGDGGDALTRAAIVDGWMHTGDLATFDEEGFCNIVGRLKDMLIRGGENIYPREIEEFLFRHPKIQSAQVFGVPDAKYGEEVCAWVVLRAGETLDAEALREFCRGQIAHYKVPRYVRFVEALPMTVTGKVQKFVMREAMIDELGLAVQKTA; encoded by the coding sequence ATGGCGACGATGGCGGGGACGGGCGGTGGCGCGGCGGCCGGTATCGACGGTGCGCGGCTCGCGCCGCGTGATGGCCTGTCGTACGTGCGCGGCGCGACCGACGTGCCGCTCAGCCACGCCACCGTCGGCGCGCTGCTGGCCGAGACGATCGCGCGCCATCCCGATCGCCCGGCCGTGGTGTTCCGCGAGCAGGGCGTGCGCTGGAACTGGCGCGAGTTCGGCGACGAGGTCGACGCGCTGGCCGCCGCGCTGGTCGCGCTCGGCATCGCGCCTGGCGAGCGCGTCGGAATCTGGGCGCCGAACCGGGTCGAGTGGCTGCTCACGCAGTTCGCCACCGCGCGGATCGGCGCGATCCTCGTCAACATCAATCCCGCCTACCGGCTCGCCGAGCTCGAGTACGCGCTGAACCAGGTGGGCTGCAAGGCGCTGATCGCCGCCGAGTCGTTCAAGTCCTCGCACTACACGCAAATGTTGCGCACGCTGCTGCCCGAGGTCGACAGCCAGGCGCCGGGCGCGCTGCGCTGCGCGCGCGTGCCGTCGCTGCGCGCGATCGTGTCGATGAGCGCGCAAGCGCCGGCCGGCATGTTCCGCTTCGACGAGGTGCTGGCGCGCGGCCGCACGCTGCGCGCGCGCGCAGCGCTCGACGTGCTCGGCGCCGGCCTCGCGCAGACCGACCCGATCAACATCCAGTTCACGAGCGGCACCACCGGCAGCCCGAAGGGCGCCACGCTCACGCACCGCAACATCGTCAACAACGCGATCGCGATCGCCGGCGTGATGCACCTGGGCGCGCACGACGCGCTCTGCATCCCGGTGCCGCTCTACCACTGCTTCGGGATGGTGCTGGCGGCGCTGGCCTGCGTGTCGGCGGGCGCGAAGATGGTGTTTCCGGGCGCCGCGTTCGATCCGCTTGCAACGCTCGAGGCCGTCCAGGCCGAGCGCTGCACCGCGCTGCACGGCGTGCCGACCATGTTCATCGCCGAGCTCGACCATCCCGAGTTCGGCCGCTTCGATCTGCGCACGCTGCGCACCGGCATCATGGCCGGCTCGCCGTGCCCGATCGAGATCATGAGGCGCGTGGTGGCCGAGATGCACATGGCGGAGGTGACCATCGCCTACGGCATGACGGAGACGAGCCCGGTCTCGTTCCAGAGCGCCACCACCGACTCGCTCGAAAAGCGCACCACCACGGTGGGCCGGATTCAGCCGCACCTCGAGGCCAAGATCGTCGACGCGACGGGCGCGATCGTGCCGGTGGGCGAGACGGGCGAACTCTGCACGCGCGGCTATTCGGTGATGTCGGGCTACTGGTGCGATGGCGCGGGCGACGGCGGCGACGCGCTCACGCGTGCGGCGATCGTCGACGGCTGGATGCATACGGGCGACCTCGCCACCTTCGACGAGGAGGGTTTCTGCAACATCGTCGGGCGCCTGAAAGACATGCTGATCCGCGGCGGCGAGAACATCTATCCGCGCGAGATCGAGGAATTCCTGTTCCGCCATCCGAAGATCCAGAGCGCGCAGGTGTTCGGCGTGCCCGATGCGAAATACGGCGAGGAGGTGTGCGCGTGGGTGGTGCTGCGTGCCGGCGAAACGCTCGACGCCGAGGCGCTGCGCGAGTTCTGCCGCGGACAGATCGCGCACTACAAGGTGCCGCGCTATGTGCGTTTCGTGGAGGCGCTGCCGATGACCGTGACGGGCAAGGTGCAGAAGTTCGTGATGCGCGAGGCGATGATCGACGAACTCGGGCTGGCGGTGCAGAAAACAGCCTGA
- the atpG gene encoding F0F1 ATP synthase subunit gamma, whose translation MAGMKEIRGKIKSVQNTRKITKAMEMVAASKMRRAQERMRAARPYADKVRAIAAHMSRANPEYRHPFMVENKDAKTAGLILVTTDKGLCGGLNTNVLRATVNKLKELEKQGQKFEATAIGGKGLGFLNRVGGKVISQVVQLGDTPHLDKLIGAVKVQLDLYSEGKLSAVYIAYTRFINTMKQEAVIEQLLPLAADHFENGADGTPSTSWDYIYEPDAQAVVDELLVRYVEALVYQAVAENMASEQSARMVAMKAASDNAKTVISELQLSYNKSRQAAITKELSEIVGGAAAV comes from the coding sequence ATGGCTGGAATGAAGGAAATTCGCGGCAAGATCAAGAGCGTGCAGAACACGCGCAAGATCACCAAGGCAATGGAGATGGTCGCGGCATCGAAGATGCGCCGCGCGCAGGAGCGCATGCGCGCCGCGCGTCCGTATGCCGACAAGGTCCGCGCGATCGCCGCGCACATGAGCCGCGCGAACCCCGAGTATCGCCACCCGTTCATGGTGGAGAACAAGGACGCGAAGACGGCGGGCCTGATCCTCGTGACGACCGACAAGGGTCTGTGCGGCGGCCTGAACACCAACGTGCTGCGCGCGACGGTGAACAAGCTGAAGGAACTCGAGAAGCAGGGCCAGAAGTTCGAGGCCACCGCGATCGGCGGCAAGGGCCTGGGTTTCCTGAACCGCGTCGGCGGCAAGGTGATCTCGCAGGTCGTCCAGCTCGGCGACACGCCGCACCTCGACAAGCTGATCGGCGCCGTGAAGGTCCAGCTCGACCTGTACTCGGAAGGCAAGCTGTCGGCCGTGTACATCGCCTACACGCGCTTCATCAACACGATGAAGCAGGAAGCGGTGATCGAGCAGCTGCTGCCGCTCGCGGCCGATCATTTCGAGAACGGCGCGGACGGCACGCCCTCGACTTCGTGGGACTACATCTACGAGCCGGATGCACAGGCGGTGGTCGACGAATTGCTGGTGCGCTACGTCGAGGCGCTCGTCTATCAGGCCGTGGCGGAAAACATGGCGTCCGAGCAATCGGCGCGAATGGTCGCGATGAAGGCTGCGTCCGACAATGCGAAGACCGTGATCAGCGAGCTTCAGCTGTCGTACAACAAGAGCCGGCAGGCAGCGATCACGAAGGAGCTGTCGGAGATCGTCGGCGGTGCCGCCGCGGTGTAA
- a CDS encoding primosomal protein N', producing the protein MSGDWFVRVALDHPLATLFDYRYRATVPPERGRLVQVPFGKRLAVGLICEVATHTEVPANRLREVAEVCSELPPLSDAWLELIAFAADYYQRGRGEVALPALPQALRDASRWGRLLAPEVRYRLLPAGREALPGALPTRAVALRRLAQALAEAPALGLPELRALHPKATATLDTWCEAGWAARDEISIADAGGQPVDNRVGAPVPPALTAEQQDALDAICAARGFAAFLLHGVTGSGKTEVYLRALAALLDARPDAQALVLVPEINLTPQFESAFRARFAAVMPGDAIVTLHSGLAEGERARHWLAAHTGRARIVLGTRLAVLASLPSLAMIVVDEEHEPAYKQQEGLRYSARDLAVWRAKQLDVPVVLGSATPSLESWWLAEQGRYRRLTLSRRAVADAVLPSVRLVDLEEERRRGRASLGGLSGPLVAALKGRLERGEQSLIFLNRRGYAPALACDACGWVAGCPRCSAYVVLHKPERALRCHHCGWESRIPHACPECGNVDLAPLGRGTQRVEETLAEAVPGARILRIDADSTRRKGSAQALFSDVHAGEVDILVGTQMIAKGHDFRRVSLVGVLNADTALFSHDFRATERLFAQLMQVSGRAGRAGLAGDVLIQTRYPRHALYHALARHDYVGFANATLAERRDAHLPPFVYQALLRAEGRTLEAAIAFLQAGAAALATLPGAERVTVYDAVPLTIVKVMHVHRAQLLVESASRAVLQRVLAAWQPLLRELKGVLRWSVEVDPLDI; encoded by the coding sequence ATGAGCGGGGACTGGTTCGTCCGCGTCGCGCTCGACCACCCGCTGGCGACGCTGTTCGACTACCGCTATCGCGCGACGGTGCCGCCCGAGCGCGGCAGGCTGGTGCAGGTGCCGTTCGGCAAGCGGCTCGCCGTGGGGCTGATCTGCGAAGTCGCCACTCACACCGAAGTCCCCGCGAACCGCCTGCGCGAGGTGGCCGAGGTCTGCTCGGAGCTGCCGCCGCTGTCCGACGCCTGGCTCGAACTGATCGCGTTCGCGGCCGACTATTACCAGCGCGGGCGCGGCGAGGTGGCGCTGCCGGCTCTGCCCCAGGCGCTGCGCGACGCGTCGCGCTGGGGCCGGCTGCTGGCGCCCGAAGTGCGCTACCGGCTGCTGCCGGCCGGCCGCGAGGCGCTGCCCGGCGCACTGCCGACGCGCGCCGTGGCGCTGCGCCGGCTCGCACAGGCGCTCGCCGAGGCGCCCGCGCTCGGCCTGCCCGAACTGCGCGCGCTGCACCCGAAGGCGACGGCGACGCTCGACACCTGGTGCGAGGCCGGCTGGGCCGCGCGCGACGAGATTTCGATCGCCGACGCCGGTGGACAACCGGTGGACAACCGGGTCGGCGCGCCTGTGCCGCCCGCGCTGACGGCCGAGCAGCAGGATGCGCTCGACGCGATCTGCGCGGCGCGCGGCTTCGCGGCGTTCCTGCTGCACGGCGTGACCGGCAGCGGCAAGACCGAGGTCTACCTGCGCGCGCTGGCCGCGTTGCTCGACGCGCGGCCCGACGCGCAGGCGCTGGTGCTGGTGCCCGAGATCAATCTCACGCCGCAGTTCGAGTCCGCGTTCCGGGCGCGCTTCGCGGCCGTGATGCCCGGCGACGCGATCGTCACGCTGCACAGCGGGCTCGCCGAGGGCGAGCGGGCGCGGCACTGGCTCGCCGCGCACACCGGCCGCGCGCGGATCGTGCTCGGCACGCGGCTCGCGGTGCTGGCCTCGCTGCCGTCGCTGGCGATGATCGTGGTGGACGAGGAGCACGAGCCCGCCTACAAGCAGCAGGAGGGGCTGCGTTATTCGGCGCGCGATCTCGCCGTGTGGCGCGCCAAGCAACTCGACGTGCCGGTGGTGCTCGGCTCGGCCACGCCGTCGCTCGAAAGCTGGTGGCTCGCCGAGCAGGGGCGTTACCGGCGGCTCACGCTGTCGCGGCGCGCGGTGGCCGACGCCGTGCTGCCCAGCGTGCGGCTCGTCGATCTGGAAGAGGAGCGGCGGCGCGGCCGCGCCTCGCTCGGCGGGCTGTCGGGGCCGCTGGTGGCGGCGCTGAAGGGGCGGCTCGAACGCGGCGAGCAGAGCCTGATTTTCCTGAACCGCCGCGGCTACGCGCCCGCGCTCGCCTGCGACGCCTGCGGCTGGGTGGCCGGCTGCCCGCGCTGCAGCGCCTATGTCGTGCTGCACAAGCCCGAGCGCGCGCTGCGCTGCCACCACTGCGGCTGGGAATCGCGGATTCCGCACGCCTGTCCGGAGTGCGGCAACGTCGATCTCGCGCCGCTCGGCCGCGGCACCCAGCGCGTCGAGGAAACGCTCGCCGAGGCGGTGCCCGGCGCGCGGATCCTGCGCATCGATGCCGACAGCACGCGCCGCAAGGGCAGCGCCCAGGCGCTGTTCTCCGACGTCCACGCGGGCGAGGTCGACATCCTGGTCGGCACGCAGATGATCGCCAAGGGCCACGATTTCCGGCGCGTTTCGCTGGTCGGCGTGCTGAACGCCGACACCGCGCTGTTCTCGCACGACTTCCGTGCCACCGAGCGGCTGTTCGCGCAGCTGATGCAGGTGAGCGGCCGCGCCGGCCGCGCCGGGCTGGCCGGCGACGTGCTGATCCAGACGCGCTATCCGCGTCACGCGCTCTATCACGCGCTGGCGCGCCATGATTACGTCGGCTTCGCCAATGCGACGCTGGCCGAGCGGCGCGACGCGCATCTGCCGCCGTTCGTCTATCAGGCATTGCTGCGCGCCGAGGGGCGCACGCTGGAGGCCGCGATCGCGTTCCTGCAGGCCGGCGCGGCCGCGCTCGCCACCCTGCCCGGTGCCGAGCGCGTGACCGTCTACGACGCGGTGCCGCTGACGATCGTAAAGGTGATGCACGTGCATCGCGCGCAGTTGCTCGTCGAGAGCGCGTCGCGCGCGGTGCTGCAGCGCGTGCTCGCCGCGTGGCAGCCGCTGTTGCGCGAGCTGAAAGGAGTGCTGCGCTGGAGCGTCGAGGTCGATCCGCTCGACATCTGA
- the atpD gene encoding F0F1 ATP synthase subunit beta — protein MSTTALVEGKIVQCIGAVIDVEFPRESMPKIYDALTLEGTELTLEVQQQLGDGIVRTICLGASDGLRRGVLVKNTGKPISVPVGKPTLGRIMDVLGRPIDEAGPIESEHQRSIHQKAPAFDELSPSTELLETGIKVIDLVCPFAKGGKVGLFGGAGVGKTVNMMELINNIAKEHGGYSVFAGVGERTREGNDFYHEMKDSNVLDKVALVYGQMNEPPGNRLRVALTGLTMAEHFRDEGLDVLFFVDNIYRFTLAGTEVSALLGRMPSAVGYQPTLAEEMGKLQERITSTKTGSITSVQAVYVPADDLTDPSPATTFGHLDATVVLSRDIASLGIYPAVDPLDSTSRQIDPNVIGEEHYTITRGVQQTLQRYKELRDIIAILGMDELSPEDKLTVARARKIQRFLSQPFHVAEVFTGAPGKYVPLKETIRGFKMIVDGECDHLPEQAFYMVGTIDEAFEKAKKIQ, from the coding sequence ATGAGTACTACTGCTTTGGTAGAAGGCAAGATCGTACAGTGCATCGGCGCCGTTATCGACGTGGAATTCCCGCGCGAAAGCATGCCGAAGATCTACGACGCGCTGACGCTGGAAGGTACGGAGCTGACGCTCGAAGTCCAGCAGCAGCTCGGTGACGGCATCGTCCGCACCATCTGTTTGGGCGCCTCCGACGGCCTGCGCCGCGGCGTGCTGGTGAAGAACACCGGCAAGCCGATCTCGGTGCCGGTCGGCAAGCCGACCCTCGGCCGCATCATGGACGTGCTCGGCCGTCCGATCGACGAGGCCGGCCCGATCGAGAGCGAGCATCAGCGCTCGATCCACCAGAAGGCGCCCGCGTTCGACGAGCTGTCGCCGTCGACCGAGCTGCTCGAAACGGGCATCAAGGTGATCGACCTGGTCTGCCCGTTCGCGAAGGGCGGCAAGGTCGGCCTGTTCGGCGGCGCCGGCGTCGGCAAGACCGTCAACATGATGGAGCTGATCAACAACATCGCGAAGGAGCACGGCGGCTACTCCGTGTTCGCGGGCGTGGGCGAGCGGACCCGTGAAGGGAACGACTTCTACCACGAAATGAAGGACTCCAACGTGCTCGACAAGGTCGCGCTGGTGTACGGCCAGATGAACGAGCCGCCGGGCAACCGTCTGCGCGTCGCGCTGACCGGCCTGACGATGGCCGAGCACTTCCGTGACGAAGGCCTCGACGTGCTGTTCTTCGTCGACAACATCTACCGTTTCACGCTGGCCGGGACCGAAGTGTCGGCCCTGCTGGGCCGGATGCCGTCGGCAGTGGGCTATCAGCCGACGCTGGCCGAGGAAATGGGCAAGCTGCAGGAGCGCATCACGTCGACCAAGACCGGCTCGATCACGTCCGTGCAGGCCGTGTACGTGCCGGCGGATGACTTGACCGACCCGTCGCCCGCCACCACCTTCGGCCACCTGGACGCCACCGTCGTGCTGTCGCGTGACATCGCCTCGCTGGGCATCTACCCGGCCGTCGATCCGCTCGATTCCACCTCGCGCCAGATCGACCCGAACGTGATCGGCGAGGAGCACTACACGATCACGCGCGGCGTGCAGCAGACGCTGCAGCGCTACAAGGAACTGCGCGACATCATCGCGATCCTGGGCATGGACGAACTGTCGCCGGAAGACAAGCTGACGGTCGCGCGCGCGCGGAAGATCCAGCGTTTCCTGTCGCAGCCGTTCCACGTCGCGGAAGTGTTCACGGGCGCGCCGGGCAAGTACGTGCCGCTGAAGGAAACCATCCGCGGCTTCAAGATGATCGTCGACGGCGAGTGTGATCACCTGCCGGAACAGGCGTTCTACATGGTCGGCACGATCGACGAAGCCTTCGAGAAGGCCAAGAAGATCCAGTAA
- a CDS encoding transporter substrate-binding domain-containing protein, producing MPARAADPAEAASSAATPPTPASRLDAVLARGTLRVCTTGDYRPYSYYRPDGRFEGIDIDLAESLARSLGVRAEFVKTSWRTLTDDFVAKCDVAVGGISTTLDRQKRVFFTRATMQDGKTPIVRCADVDRYRTIAQIDQPSTRVIVNPGGTNERFARQFLPHATLTVYPDNVTIFRQILDGRADVMVTDASETRWQQKLNPGLCSVHPDQPFQFGEKAYMLPRGDVVFQQYVDQWLHLARETGEFQSITDHWLK from the coding sequence ATGCCGGCGCGGGCCGCGGACCCGGCCGAAGCCGCCAGTAGCGCCGCCACGCCCCCCACGCCCGCCTCGCGGCTCGACGCGGTGCTGGCGCGCGGCACGCTGCGCGTCTGCACCACCGGTGACTACCGCCCCTACTCCTACTACCGGCCCGACGGCCGCTTCGAGGGCATCGACATCGATCTGGCCGAGTCGCTCGCGCGCTCGCTCGGCGTGCGGGCCGAGTTCGTCAAAACCAGCTGGCGCACGCTGACGGACGACTTCGTCGCGAAGTGCGACGTCGCAGTAGGCGGCATTTCGACCACGCTCGACCGCCAAAAGCGCGTGTTCTTCACGCGTGCGACGATGCAGGACGGCAAGACCCCGATCGTGCGCTGCGCCGATGTCGACCGCTACCGTACCATCGCGCAGATCGACCAGCCGTCGACGCGCGTGATCGTGAACCCGGGCGGCACCAACGAGCGCTTCGCGCGGCAGTTCCTGCCGCATGCGACCCTGACGGTCTACCCCGACAACGTGACGATCTTCAGGCAGATCCTCGACGGCCGCGCGGACGTGATGGTGACCGACGCGTCCGAGACCCGCTGGCAGCAGAAGCTCAATCCCGGGCTCTGCTCGGTCCACCCGGACCAGCCGTTCCAGTTCGGCGAAAAGGCCTACATGCTGCCGCGCGGCGACGTGGTGTTCCAGCAGTACGTCGACCAGTGGCTGCATCTCGCGCGCGAGACCGGCGAATTTCAATCCATTACGGACCACTGGCTGAAGTAA
- a CDS encoding F0F1 ATP synthase subunit epsilon, whose translation MATIKVDVVSAEEEIFSGQAKFVALPGESGELGILPGHTPLITRIRPGAVRIESEAGADEFVFVAGGILEVQPGAVTVLADTAIRGRDLDAAKAEEAKRRAEETLQNAKSDIDLAKAQSELATAMAQLEAIQRLAKIRSKN comes from the coding sequence ATGGCAACCATCAAAGTAGACGTCGTCAGCGCGGAAGAGGAAATCTTCTCGGGCCAGGCGAAATTCGTCGCGCTGCCGGGCGAATCGGGTGAGCTGGGCATTCTGCCCGGCCACACGCCGCTCATCACCCGGATCCGTCCGGGTGCGGTGCGCATCGAGTCCGAAGCCGGTGCCGACGAATTCGTGTTCGTCGCCGGCGGTATTCTCGAAGTGCAGCCGGGCGCGGTCACCGTGCTCGCCGACACCGCGATTCGCGGCCGCGACCTCGACGCCGCCAAGGCCGAGGAAGCGAAGCGTCGCGCCGAGGAAACGCTGCAGAACGCGAAGTCCGACATCGATCTGGCCAAGGCGCAGTCGGAACTCGCGACCGCAATGGCGCAGCTCGAGGCGATCCAGCGTCTGGCGAAGATTCGCAGCAAGAACTGA